The genomic interval TTTACTCAGAAATTCAAATATTgcaaagcaggaaaaaaaaatgtgttgaatggAGCAGTTCCAAAAAAGGTCAAAACAGTAGTAAGTCACAGTATAATTTCTCTCTTTAATTTGTAAAATATTCATCCAATTGCTATCTATATTGCTTTCTATAAAAGAAACGGTCAATATTGCGTCcatatctgtattttttttaatactctaATTGATAAATACttgtccaggaggcagacactctctctacttttaagagtaggcttcaaactttccttttgataaagctcataCTGTAGTTAGAgatggctcaggcttggaccagctctcagttattctgctataggcttagactgccgggcgcacagacacactgggatcctatctcaccccccttCCCCCAGCCCCCCCataacttactttaactcttcctgtcccattaaagttactaaccatagacctttctggagtcccttagctcccttgtctcgtaggttcctctgagctatcatagacgtcctcctgctgtggacgttctagactccagctgatacagaagtgctggactccagcaacaacagctactactactacttctactatctgtctcatcactaacatctctgtctcttattctcctctatccctctttccaaccgaggcagatggctttgtaacatgagtctggttctgctcaagatttctgtctgttaaaggacttTTTCCTCCCCACTGTAAccagctaaatactgtgaggtgcattgctcatggtggattaagatgagataagactgggTCATATCCTGTCTTCGTGTTGGGTTTCTGTTAAtcatataacatagagtacggtctagacctgctctgtttgtaaaagcatcttgagataacattttttgtgatttggcgctatacaaaataagattgattgattgtcacCATACAATATAATAATGTAAGTTCACTATGATACAGCTGGTCAGTTAGGACACATCTCTTGATATAGTGTCTCAATTGAACCAGGATACCATCAGTGCACTCTTAAAGGCCAACTTCACAGAGGTAGAAACAGACTTGTCTGACCTCAGTGAACACTCCTCGGCTGAAGTGCTGAATGGCTCTTGATGTGAGGGCATATCAACCCCAAACAAGCTGTCCAGACTACTGTGAGGGCTGGAGGTGAAAGGCCAGGCTGTAAAGGTTTCTGGGAAAGCCTCTGAAACAGTTAATCTGTATGTGGTGTCGTCGCTTAGCCTCTTGAAAAAGGAACTCTTTGGTCTAATTGGAAACACGATACTTTAGTGTTACTGCATCTCAGTCTGGTAAAAACATTAGGAGTCAGGCAGATACTTGGTGGAGCCATTATCCAAAAACACTgtttcctcttaaggtctgatTGCAGAGACAGGACGATGTCATACAGGATGTTTGAAAGAAAGTAGCTTGAGGCTTTTCTCACTGactgttaatgttttaagtCATAGAAATACCAGAACTCTCTTTTGCTGTTATGGCTTATTTCAGCACAAATACATATAGAGGAACATACTCCAGTCACAAAAACTTTTCAGATGTCTTGCACTCATTCACGGCTGTTGCAGGGTTGTCTCCTTTTGACTTCTACCAATGTGTGATTCACTGTCTTATCTCTAGACGACCTTCAATGACCTTATTTTGATAGTTTCAGAAATAGAAAGGTAGATAACTGCTATTCCAAACCATTAAATATATCAATCAACTTAACAAATACTAAATTTAATGATCAATTAATCATCAAAAGGTTTAATCTATATTTTCAGCCAACTTGGTGTGGTTCTATGGACGGCAGTATTAATCTGTTAATCTGTTAATCATCCCTGATGAAAGCCACAAGCCGAAACGCGTTGGtttaagaataaagttgttctTTATTCTACAGGTGTTGCTGGAGCTTTGACCCTTTTAGTGTTAATCTGTCTGTTGTTCCAACACTTCTGTCAAGCCCATGACTCTAACTATAGTTCACTCCACCTTCCCATTGCACAaaactgaagccaaaataccttAAACCAGCCATGTGCACTGGAGACGTATATAAAACCATTGTCTGCTCAGCAGGAGTCGGCTGGTGGAACTGGGTATTGGTGCCCCTCCTCCTCAGCTAACAAAACTCAAATTTAAATGAGTGATAAAATAGCAAACCCCTCAGGTCGGTGCAGAAATGCTTCTCCTGTTGGGTTAAAGCAGGCAGTTAaagaaagttcagtgactcttgtgttatTGCTCATTATGTTTTCTCTTGCCATTTCTCCTTTACTAATCTGATGCACACAACGCCACAGTAGCTGAATTTGTCAACAGTGCGCTCATCAATCATGGCGTCATACTCCTTTATAAGCATTAATTAActgattaaaactaaactggcaTTAGCATAAAAGTACCCCCTAACCATAATAATAAGGCTGAACTTTGTATTTCAATGCTGTGATTCATGATCAAATCCTTGCCTCACCATACACCATACACCAAAGTTCAACCTTTACAGATACCTTAACCAACCTCAAAACCAATCTGCAGTTAACCCAAACACATTTATTCTAAGTAAGCTTCCTATTCGTCATTctgtgaaaagaaaagtgttgTCCAAGCTTGCATTGAAGCTCCCACTGTCTGCGCTCTCtcacagctaaaaaaaaaggaactcttGTTAGCCAAAGTATCCACAGATCAGGAAAACTTAGAACGTGCTATTTTTGGAGACACAACTGTGATGCAGGTGTTATTGATGTTGAGGTTAAGTGACAAGGCAGAATGTGTGCTGCGCCTGTGGAGGCTTGAGATCACATTTACCGTACATGTAACTATTTGCAAGTCCGAAGTATGGAAGCGGATCGCTCTCAGGATTAATTTGTGTTGGTAACATGTACTGCTGGAATGTGAGTGTAAACATTTCCGTGCATGTGTAGATGACGATGGATGCAGAGAGTTAAATTGGTAGGGGTCAAGAATATATAGAACGGGCTAAGATTAGTCTGCCCTCTGACTCTGCCTATAAATGCCATCCATGGTTGCCATTTTTCCCTACACTGTTGAGCAGCATGCCAAAGGATCGGAGTATCAGATCACCCAACCCGCAGACAGGCCAGGGATCACAGGCCATTCACAAAATATTCACAAATATTCCCGCTGATCCTCTATTATAGACGTGTACTGAACAATGTTTAGAGTGAGAAACACAGCATTCTGACACTTAATCAAGGTGATACATCCACATTCATTTCCGGTGTTATGGATTCTGTGTTTGAGCTGTAAAACACATGTGAGTTAAATCTGAATCCAGTGAATTCccacagaaaagaaggaagcaaCTAACGGAAATGTGTACATGCTTGTCCGTGGGAGGGTGTTTGTTGATGCACAATCATgtatgtcactgtgtgtgtgagagagaaaaagcatGTATATCAGTGTGTCTGTGGAATTCCTGCAGCGGACCAGATCCGTAAGGTGACCCCAAACTCCCAGTCAGGTGCAGAGCTGAGCATAAAGGGGAATTTGTGAGTGTGAGTGGGAATGCGGGTGGGAAAGCACAAGGTCTAAATCCATACTCGACAGctgttgtgtgagtgtgtgtctcacatgtgcgttgtgtgtgtgtgtgtgtctgtgctgtgctgtgcgtGGGTGTATTTGTGTGAACGTAGCTAAGACAGCAATGTGGTGAATGAGTGCTTGTGAAATGAgtatgagtgtttgtgtttcctggtCCTGGCATGAATTTGCACCCAGATCAAAGCAAGCTGACAAAGACGCGTATTAGTGAGTGAAACCTGAAGCTGTGGCCTGGCTTCCCTTCTGCCCCCCACAATCCCATGGATTCCACATTACAGACAACCTCAGAGCTGAAGCTATCACACAGCAATTCCCATAAAGCCACTGGGAATGCAATAGCACTGAGGGAGACTCTGAACATGGTTCAAGACAGCTGCAAATATCTATGATGACACAATTGGTGTCATCCAGGAAGGGAGTGATACTGGAATCAAAATCTGCACTTCATGTCCAACTTCACTTCACTGGCATACATTAAAAGTCTTTGGCTGATAAGTGCAATGTAATGTGTCTTAATGTCTCAAGAACTGCAGGAGACTGTGTAGTttcatgctgtgttttttttcaggtgTGGATCTCTGCAGAACCTCACACAGAGGAAGAGCTGCACCCTCGGGCCCTTTACCCATGGAGACATCAAGGAAAGGGGATGGTGAGAGTGAAAAGAGACTGGATCATCCCCCCAATCAGAGTCCTGGAGAATAGCAAGCAAGTCCCTGAAGATCTTGTCCAGGTACAAATGTCAAATAACAGATTTTCATGTTAGAGCTTCTGCTGCGTCATCTCcagtatgaaaggtgctaaaaTATAAGTTAGCACTCCTTCAAGTCCACCTCAAAGCAATAATCAGGAGTCCTTAAATACATTGATTGAAACACGTTTTGCTTGCTGCAGTCATTCTTCATGTTTATACTGGTGAGCAAAAATTCCCCTTTGAATCTGCTTTTAATGTAAGTGATGAGAGACAGAATCCACAGAATGAACATTTCACAGAGCTGGATATCCGGAGTGTCCAGCCAAGTGTATGATTGTTAGCAACACAGCTGCTCTAAGGCTTCAGCGGTCTGAGAATTACAATTCATGTACGTTTCATGCCAAGTTTCAGTCTTTTAAGTGCTAAATGTCGTCTCTTAGGGCTCACTGAAAGATAACACCTTTCCTGTCGTCATTCATATCGTTATAGCTGATTTATACAAGTTAGAAATTGACCACTCAAATCATATTTCTATCAttgaaacaataataacaaaggTAAACAAAATTAGGCATCTTATTTGTAGCCAGGAGAATTTTGGTGGCAGAATTTTCTTCTGTGAGAggaagacttttttatttgccactgccttcctatcttagcttatcttAGCTCACTTTAacctaattttatttataacatatttctaattttccttttctcttctgttttataatatttgtcattttaattgtattcttttatgcttgtctgatgtttccaatgcttttaaagatttaatgtaaagcacattgagttgtcttagtgtatgaaatgcactatacaaataaagttgccttgccttgccttgtagCTACCTAGCTAATTAAGCTAActgtttaaaaacaacttttgcaGCTGACtggttttaaatgaaaattctAAGAGGGTAACCTTCATATAATCTTAGCAGATATATAAAGTATATTGCCGCAAAGAACCAAGGCTAAAGCTACATCCTACAGGAAACAAGTTAGCATCCTTTATGTTGCCAGTAGTTTATCAATGTTCGTATAGTGTTGCCATTAAAATCAGGAAATATGAAAGTCAGACTGTTATTCAGTGAAAAATGATCCTGTTATTTGCTTACATATATTGAAACGCACTTTTGTAATGTATGCTCATTCATACTATTAAGCGGTATTGTAACAATACAGGAAAAGAGATAGCTAGTAAGTTGTGCGAGGACGTTGACGTTAGCTAACACTGACACAGCAGAGAGTAGCTCCAACACATGAGGGGATATTACACAGTCAATATGCTACTTCAGAATGTATTCAAACAATGATTTACCACATTATACTCTGTGGCTTTGAGCGTAATATGGCTACCATTGAGAGACAACTTGTTATGCTAACGTTTGCAGTTAACAATAGGAGGAAGAAATGCACAATTTTATGAAGTGTTATTCATTTtggaaaggttaaaaaaactgcttcCTAAACTTTTAATGACGGCAAAGCCAGCTCTTACTGTGCTACACTTATCACTTTCAAAGCCATGTCTAGGTCCATTTCTTAGTTGTAAAGAGACAGCTCGAGTGGGTTTTAGCTAACGGCAAATTTTGGCTAACAGAGCTAAAGGAGGACTCAAGCAGGCCTAATGCGTAGATTCTGACTTTTAGGTAGGAATCAAGTGGTAATAATATAACATACTTTTAAATAAAGGCTTTGTAGTGTTCATTCAAACAAAGCCAGGGAGCTATCGTATACTGAATCagttaaacaaaacacagcCATGTGCTGTTAGCTGTATTCGTCACCATGATGGTTACACAGAACATAGGTCAGTGCTTACAAGACACATGAAATGTAAACATTGTGTTAAAACTGTCACAGAAGACCAGTTAGCGCATTAATCTTCCAGTATAAGCAGAAATGTTGAGCAGCTTTTATAAGGTGCTGAAAATGAAGCACAGACCACGTCAAAGACAGTGAatgcaaaatgaataaaatatagacTGCTCACTATTATTAGGTCAGAATCTCATTTCCTGCTGTAAGTCAAAGGCCTCTCTGAGCTGAAACACTCCTGTGTCAAGGTCCCTGACTGTCAACATACTCACATCTGGTGTTACAACATGAGGTTTACATCCTACCCCCGACTTCCCATGAGGAAGATCATGAATTTTGtctcctgtctctttctttcagaTTAAATCAGACAAAATCTTCACAGGCGTGGTGATCTACAAGTTAGAAGGACCGGGAGTGGACCAGGACCCCAAAAATCTGTTTGAGATTGATGATAAAATGGGAATAATCAGGAGCAAGCGGCCACTGGACAGAGAGAAGTACAACAGCTTCACGGTGAGAGATCATTAGTGGACGTACCATTATTAATGAGCAGACACTTTAAATCTGGTTTAACATATAATCAAGCAGATGTACTTTACACAACTCACAAGCACTTAATGAGACCCGACACGTGTTTCAGAGCACGGGCCCATGTGTTTGTCTCAAAGCATATATCAGTGTCTCAGACACCAGCACAAATAGCCAGAGGTCACTTTCTGAGGGCCTTTATGGGCACCTTGGGAGAAACTTCAGAGTGCTTCTACCAGATGACTGGTGATGTAACCCATGATGTCGAACCAAACATCCTGCACATTTCTTTCTGCCATCACCAGCATGTGTTGTGTGTATACCACAAATACCCAAAGGGATGTGTTGGATTTGTGGTAATTTATTGGACATATATCATGACTGCAGTTTTCTCTATTCAACATCTGACtgtatgttctgtgtgtgtctgtgcagctgAAAGCCTTCGCGCTGTCCCCCAGTGGAGAGAGACTGGAGAACCCAACAACCATTGAGATAGTGGTGCTGGATCAGAACGACAACAGACCTGCCTTCACCCAGAGCCAGTTTGTTGGCTCTGTAGCTGAGTTCTCAGTCCCAGGTACATCCATGTCAATCAACCTTTaattataaagcgccaaatcacaacagatgttatcagaagactctttaaaaacagagcaggtcaaggctgtactctatgttctattattaacaaagacccaacatcaagacaagataagatctagtcccaggactcagtctgatctcatcttaatccaccacagATTTTATTGTTCTCACCTTTGGGCACCTTTGTCCGTAAACTCCTGCAGCCTCATCACGAGTAACAGGTCTGTGATTCATTCTGAAGGATCAAATTTTCAATCTTCTGACAGGCACATCGGTGATGTCAGTGTCAGCCTCTGATGCAGACGACCCAATGACAGAAAATGCTTACCTCAGCTTCTCCATCATCGGCCAGGAAAGCTTTCCCGCCAACGCTGTGACCAAGACAATGTTCGGCATCAACAACGAGACAGGAGCCATCTACACGAGAGATGTGGGCCTGGACCGAGAGGTAGTGTGTGAGCTGAAGATGCTCGCAGATCATTATGTTTGAGTGAGTTTCACTAACATGTAATGAAATCTGTTGCAGGTGGTGAAGAGCTTCCGGTTGAAGCTGCAGATCGCTGATATGGGAGGCATGGGGCTGACGAGTGAAGGAGTGGCGATCATACATGTAACTGATATCAACAACCACATCCCACAGTTTAACCCTGCATCGGTGAGTTGCACACATACAATATAAATAAGTAGGCTTTCAGCATAATCTTGAATAATCTaatctctgttttctgtgtggTGAGTGTAGTACAGTATGACCGCTGAGGAGAACAGGAAGGACTACGACATCGGCCGGGTGAACATGACGGACAGAGATGATCCAGGAAACGGAAACTGGGAGGCCAAATACTCCGTTACAAACGACCCTGAAGGCAACTTTGCCATCAGAACGGATCCTTCAACCAATCAGGGCGTTTTGAGAGTGGtcaaggtacagtgtgaagAATCATTCATCATACATTGTGGTTGGACgttggaataaaaacacagactttGATTTATCTCATTGAAAACTTTATGAAATATTTGGACAAACATCCAAAGTTGCAACATGTCAAACTTTGGTTCCAAAGACAAACTTACTACAACATTTAAGTCACAGTCAAAGTAAATTATACTATGTGTATTGGCAACAAAATTTTCAAGGAGGAGAAACTTTTTGCCAAACCCAAATAAATATTCAATCCATGCTTCTGTTATATTGTCAATTTAATTTGGCatatgtgttttaatgtttcaaatgaatggcatttcttcttcttcttcttcttcttcttcttcttcttcttcttctgcttcttcttcttcttcttcttcttcctcttcttcttcttcttcctcttcttcctcttcttcctcttcttcttcttgagtttatttttttggtGGTTGGCAAACAACATCTAAGTGCATTACTGTCACCTACTGATATGGAGTGTGGATCAGGAACTATAATATACCTTCTCTAatttgcaaagaaaaaacataataaataacaaaacaaaaaaaatcgtAATGTATAGAAATATaagaaaataagttaaaaagttaaataaatagaaataaaatatatcaaacataaatattaaaacaaataaatagaaactaaatatataaaaataaatatcaaaacatacaaataaaatgatatacattaaaaaaatatcaaaaataaattaataaaatgaaatatatagaaataaatatcaatataaataaataaaaatgaaatacaattacactaacaaaaagtaataaatgaaaataaaattagataaaagCAAAAATAGAGTTATGATACTTGAACTAAATCCTCTCGACCCAAGTTGTTATACTCTGATATTGAAACAAAAATCTAAAGCAGGAATGATATTTCCCATTTAAGTCCAAACATGCAGTCAGGCCCTCAGACACAACTCAACACTACCCTCTAGTGGTTGAGTTCTAAACTACATGTTTGTCAGATTTGTTTCGTGAATTTTCCTGTAATTTTTGCAGGATGGTTAATTTATAAATGAGTTCAAAATGaattctatttttatatttattgaacATATTATTTAATATCTGCTTCATTTATGTTGAGCATTCTGCAACGCAAAGTCTCTCTCTTATCCTGCAGTCACTGGATTTCGAAGCGCAACGCGAGTACATCCTGACCCTGACGGTGGAAAATGTCAACCCTCTGAGCAGCAAGGCTCCCAACCTCCCAGTGAGCACCGCCACGGTGGTGGTGACTGTCATGAATGAGAACGAGGCTCCACACTTCAGGGAGGACCCCATACAGATTGAAGTCCCTGAGTCTGTGGTTCCTGGGACTGTACTGAAAAGCAACATTGCCTTTGACCCGGATTATTCTGACCTGAGGTAAGACACAGAGGATAAGAGGAAAGGTCAAGGACactcagtgtgtctgtttgtgactTACACTGAGCTGTGTGCAGGTACGAGATCAGCAAAGATCCCGAGAGGTGGCTGGATATTAATGAAGATACTGGAGACATCAGAGCCAGGAGAACCTTTAACATGCGCTCTCCACATGTTAAACACAACATCTACACCGCTGTTATCAAAGTTACAGGTACGGTTATTTGTTTGACACCAAATAACTCCAAGAAGATCAGTTCTGCAGAAATAATAACTGAATCCTCCTTTAGATGCTGAGGGCGTCTCAACCAGCGCCACAGTGCTCATCACACTGAAGGAGACCAATGACTACCCCCCTCAGCTCTTCCCTCTAAGTGGCTCTGTGTGTCAGGATGCGAGCCGAaccggttctggtctggttctgtctgctgtGGATGAAGACCTTGCTCCACAAGCTGCACCCTTCACATTTGAAATGCCCTTCGATCTGTCCATCAACTGGACCGTCGTCCAAATGAACGGTAAGCAGGTTTCTGCATAACACCAGAGATGTTGACTCTGCATGATTCTCATAAATTAAAACTTTCTAAatcatcttcttttttcttctcagaCACTCATGCCATGCTTCACCCTCTCGTGGAGCTGGAGGCCGGAGAGTATGCAGTCACAGTGATGGTGTCAGACTCGGGCAGCCCAGTTCTGAGTGCATATAGTCAAGTTAACGTCACCGTGTGTTCCTGTGACTCCTTCGGCGACTGTAAGTCTGAGGCTGGGGCCATCCTGGGCTCCAGTGTGGGAATCAGCTTCATCgctctcatcatcatcatggccTGTATCGCTCTCCTGCTGCGTGAGTCTCAACTTGAACACATCAGCCAGTCCATGCTCAGGCACATACTCACAACATAAACACTGACTGACGCTCTTTCTCTGTTCGTCTGCAGTGCTGCTCCTCCTCGCTGTGGCGGTGACCACTTGTGGGAGACGTCACCACCTTAAGAAAGGAACAGGTCTGCTTGTCGGAGAATCAGAAGACGACATCCGGGACAATGTCTTCAATTATGACGAGCAAGGAGGGGGTGAGGAGGACGAGGTAAGACTAAACAGAGGACACGGCAAGAGGAAGAGTCCTCAGACATCCTGTGGTCATGCTCAATCATGAtcatgctgctgtttgtagAGTTTTGCAGGAGTTGTGGCCTTTAAATACTTACGAGCAGCTGCTTTTGAAGAATTTAGTGGTAGAGTATGACGAGACAATGTTAAaggctgtgtttttttaacattttagtgacattaaatcaaatttaaCAGCATCTTAGTGTGCCTTTGATCTGTTTTTAATCATACAATCATTGTTTTCAAGTCCATGAATCAATCTGCAGCCTGTCCTTGTCCCTTTACAGAACGCCTTTAACATCGACCTGCTGTGGAATCCCCATGATATGCCTTCAACCCCAGGATCCTACTACCCTGGTGTTCCTCGAGGCAAGCAGCCCCTCAGGAAGGATGCCCCGCACAATCTGCCCTCACCAATCTACCCGCGGAGGCCTCCTGCAGATCCCACTGACATTGAGGACTACATCAATGATGTGAGAAGCTAAACTTAAGTGCATCATGAAGATGTATCTGAACGGTTCAAAGCAATCATTTTTAGGATTTTCAAAAATATGAATTCAAACCTTTATGTTTAAacctttaaattgaattgaGAAACCTTTTGATAGATCCCCTACACTGGAAAAAagtagattttttaaaagtattctGATGCTTTTAAAGGTTTGTTTAGTcgttattcaattcaattcaaacaacTCTATTAATCCCTCTTGGGGTAATTTGTAAAGAGgaacttgtaaaaaaaataacataaataaaaacagagacacagacgacCAAAACAGCTGCTCTCAGGTCACACAGGTACCGCACCTTCCGGATTTTAGATGAGCGAAAATAAGTTAATCCATTTGTGTCTCGTAtgattatcttttctttttttataatagtttatttacattttacgaCACATATAcaccataacaaacaaacaaacaaacaacttgTACAGACATTTATTCAGTCACCAATCCAACAAGCTCAATCTCAGTAATGtaatttctcttcctctttaaataaacgttatataaataaaaaaataaaatagtaataacATAATGTGAAGTAAAAGATCCAAAAAATCCAATGTACTCaattaaggcaaaaatgcccccaaaatataacaaatataaagaaaataGGCAATCCATTTAGTAATAGAGTTCACTACAACGcttacatttatattcatatattataagagaaagtttaaaaaagattcaaaaatatacactaccacTCAAAAGTTTGTACACAGCttttcattcaatgttttttatttattttaattattttcaacattgtagtgtATTacttaagacatcaaaactataaaataatctggttttgccataatatggattacaacagtattCAAtaagggctatccattgtgtactaaccctacctctgaacaacacaactgatggtctcaaacacattaagagggcaagtcattctacaaattaactcattacaaggctcatgttaattagaaaccattccaggagaccacttcatgaagcagactgagagaatactagtgtgtgtaaagctgtcatgaaggaaaaagggggctactttacagaatctaaaatataaaacatattctggtttgtttaacacttttttgttcattaaataattccatatatgttctttcatagttttgatgtcttcagtattaatctacagtgtttcaaataattgatataaatacaaacccttgaatgagaaggtgttccaaacttttgactggtagtgtatatttgaTAGATTTCCTTTAGCctcatcatttttaatcatatacTGCACCATCTCCTGTGTTAGTTCCTTCTCCACTAGATGTCTAAAACTGTGAATGTAATCCTCTCAGGGCCTGGAGGCTGCAGACAACGACCCCAACGTGCCTCCTTACGACACGGCGCTGATCTACGACTACGAGGGAGAGGGCTCGCTGGCAGGCAGCCTCAGCTCCATCGCTTCAGGCAGCTCTGATGGAGACCAAGACTACGACTACCTCAACAACTGGGGACCACGATTCCAGAAACTGGCCAACATGTATGACCCACGTTAaggtggagagaaagagagagagaggagctgtgtgagaCTCACCAGCAGATCAGGACTCAGAACATGACTCTGCTTTTCTGGATGAGATTCGACAAGGGAAGAAAAACGCCATACAGAACTGTGGGCCTTTAATCCATCATGCCTCAAGGTTATTCGGACACTGGTGATAAAATCTTGTTGATAAGTTTTCAGATGATACGGTGAAGTTACGTGTTGGCATGATCAGCCATGAGGAGAAGGAGCTGTGTATGCGGCAGGGCAAACAGAACGTGTGTTGAAATGATTTCCATGTTGCTCACAACAAgcctgagatttaaaaaaacaatgaattgtatttccttttttatatatgtaattattttataaGATGAATCTGCTTTGATATCGACtttgactttcttttctttgatcaTAAATCCTCCTATGCAGCATCTGCTCAGCTttctcagacaaacacaaatacagcaaAACACACCGTACCACAAAATACTCTGTGATCAAATTACC from Notolabrus celidotus isolate fNotCel1 chromosome 3, fNotCel1.pri, whole genome shotgun sequence carries:
- the cdh15 gene encoding cadherin-15 isoform X1 yields the protein MAALRMLVVCLLGSLLCQVWISAEPHTEEELHPRALYPWRHQGKGMVRVKRDWIIPPIRVLENSKQVPEDLVQIKSDKIFTGVVIYKLEGPGVDQDPKNLFEIDDKMGIIRSKRPLDREKYNSFTLKAFALSPSGERLENPTTIEIVVLDQNDNRPAFTQSQFVGSVAEFSVPGTSVMSVSASDADDPMTENAYLSFSIIGQESFPANAVTKTMFGINNETGAIYTRDVGLDREVVKSFRLKLQIADMGGMGLTSEGVAIIHVTDINNHIPQFNPASYSMTAEENRKDYDIGRVNMTDRDDPGNGNWEAKYSVTNDPEGNFAIRTDPSTNQGVLRVVKSLDFEAQREYILTLTVENVNPLSSKAPNLPVSTATVVVTVMNENEAPHFREDPIQIEVPESVVPGTVLKSNIAFDPDYSDLRYEISKDPERWLDINEDTGDIRARRTFNMRSPHVKHNIYTAVIKVTDAEGVSTSATVLITLKETNDYPPQLFPLSGSVCQDASRTGSGLVLSAVDEDLAPQAAPFTFEMPFDLSINWTVVQMNDTHAMLHPLVELEAGEYAVTVMVSDSGSPVLSAYSQVNVTVCSCDSFGDCKSEAGAILGSSVGISFIALIIIMACIALLLLLLLLAVAVTTCGRRHHLKKGTGLLVGESEDDIRDNVFNYDEQGGGEEDENAFNIDLLWNPHDMPSTPGSYYPGVPRGKQPLRKDAPHNLPSPIYPRRPPADPTDIEDYINDGLEAADNDPNVPPYDTALIYDYEGEGSLAGSLSSIASGSSDGDQDYDYLNNWGPRFQKLANMYDPR
- the cdh15 gene encoding cadherin-15 isoform X2, giving the protein MGIIRSKRPLDREKYNSFTLKAFALSPSGERLENPTTIEIVVLDQNDNRPAFTQSQFVGSVAEFSVPGTSVMSVSASDADDPMTENAYLSFSIIGQESFPANAVTKTMFGINNETGAIYTRDVGLDREVVKSFRLKLQIADMGGMGLTSEGVAIIHVTDINNHIPQFNPASYSMTAEENRKDYDIGRVNMTDRDDPGNGNWEAKYSVTNDPEGNFAIRTDPSTNQGVLRVVKSLDFEAQREYILTLTVENVNPLSSKAPNLPVSTATVVVTVMNENEAPHFREDPIQIEVPESVVPGTVLKSNIAFDPDYSDLRYEISKDPERWLDINEDTGDIRARRTFNMRSPHVKHNIYTAVIKVTDAEGVSTSATVLITLKETNDYPPQLFPLSGSVCQDASRTGSGLVLSAVDEDLAPQAAPFTFEMPFDLSINWTVVQMNDTHAMLHPLVELEAGEYAVTVMVSDSGSPVLSAYSQVNVTVCSCDSFGDCKSEAGAILGSSVGISFIALIIIMACIALLLLLLLLAVAVTTCGRRHHLKKGTGLLVGESEDDIRDNVFNYDEQGGGEEDENAFNIDLLWNPHDMPSTPGSYYPGVPRGKQPLRKDAPHNLPSPIYPRRPPADPTDIEDYINDGLEAADNDPNVPPYDTALIYDYEGEGSLAGSLSSIASGSSDGDQDYDYLNNWGPRFQKLANMYDPR